Proteins from a single region of Mycetohabitans endofungorum:
- a CDS encoding ferritin-like domain-containing protein codes for MIETFANFGTPLTLKQTFIDEIIEAQNVTDLYGPLQNAIALEHSTIPPYLTAMFSLKPGVNDMIIEFIRGIVVQEMLHMTIAANILIAIGGEPEINTPNFIPKYPGPLPMGIGGEDFKVGIEAFSMDLVKKIFMRIELPENPIALYSANPPSTIGAFYKELKNKIKELQPSFSNFARQVTSKTTKKQWFTEDKLFEINDMSSCERAIDIIVVEGEGTSTDPMQAHNLPAHYYRFKAITQGRRLIKCSNGQYGYFGEAIPFNVEGVYPMKPNPKIDDFNDKPAIQSRIKQFASYYSNLLDTLHQAFNGDPTLMDKAMGFMYDLRVAAVGLMQIPLGDGKNAGLSFEYIPLKER; via the coding sequence ATGATAGAGACTTTTGCAAACTTTGGGACGCCGCTTACACTAAAACAAACGTTCATAGATGAAATTATTGAAGCCCAGAATGTTACTGATTTATATGGGCCACTACAAAATGCGATCGCGTTGGAGCATAGCACTATCCCACCTTATTTGACCGCGATGTTTTCGCTCAAGCCGGGCGTTAATGACATGATTATTGAGTTTATTCGCGGCATTGTCGTTCAAGAGATGCTGCATATGACCATTGCGGCCAACATTCTGATCGCGATTGGCGGCGAACCTGAAATTAATACGCCCAATTTTATTCCCAAATATCCCGGGCCTTTGCCTATGGGGATCGGGGGAGAAGATTTTAAGGTGGGGATAGAAGCTTTTTCGATGGATTTGGTTAAGAAAATTTTTATGCGAATTGAGCTTCCTGAAAACCCTATAGCTTTATATAGCGCCAATCCGCCATCCACCATTGGTGCATTTTATAAAGAACTTAAAAATAAGATTAAGGAGCTGCAACCTTCATTTTCCAATTTCGCCAGGCAGGTTACTTCTAAAACAACGAAAAAGCAGTGGTTTACAGAAGATAAGTTATTTGAGATAAATGACATGTCTTCTTGCGAAAGGGCAATCGATATTATTGTTGTGGAGGGCGAGGGAACCTCAACCGATCCTATGCAAGCCCACAATCTTCCAGCCCACTATTATAGGTTTAAGGCAATTACCCAAGGGCGCAGGCTTATTAAGTGCTCTAACGGTCAGTACGGATATTTTGGAGAAGCAATTCCATTTAATGTAGAAGGTGTTTATCCTATGAAGCCCAACCCCAAAATAGACGATTTTAATGATAAACCGGCAATTCAGTCTCGTATTAAACAGTTTGCCAGCTATTACAGCAACTTGCTAGATACACTACATCAAGCTTTCAACGGAGATCCCACACTAATGGACAAAGCAATGGGTTTTATGTACGACCTCAGAGTTGCTGCGGTGGGACTAATGCAAATTCCTTTGGGAGATGGAAAAAATGCTGGTCTTAGCTTTGAGTACATTCCGCTCAAAGAGCGTTAA
- a CDS encoding 3-dehydroquinate synthase, translating into MQCLSESMKEDGPIDENSSAHAVDTDSVMQRFNVPFEYPVYFTRGVFSDPHNLTLQRAIRRLEPHRRHRFVAVIDADFAKANPAIVQALQAYALRHADTLELVDAPRVVAGGEQLKHDPGAVFALQQWLHDRHIDRHACVVAVGGGAMLDAVGYAAATTHRGVRLIRLPTTVLAQNDAGIGVKTAINAFGVKNFLGTFTPPFAVINDFDFIATLPARHCIAGMAEAVKVAAIRDRAFFDWLTAHASALANFEPNAMQWMIRRCAELHLQHISQGGDPFESGSARPLDFGHWAAHKLETLSAHTLMHGEAVAIGLALDTRYAVAIGLLEKPVLAAMYTLLSHLGFRLWHDALDARDQSGRRQVLEGLTEFREHLGGELTVTLIKQIGQSVEVHTIDECEVNVAINWLQEQDRHRLHIAKKEFYHETV; encoded by the coding sequence ATGCAATGTCTGTCGGAATCCATGAAAGAAGACGGGCCGATCGACGAGAATTCGTCTGCCCATGCCGTCGATACCGATAGCGTGATGCAACGTTTCAATGTACCGTTCGAATATCCCGTGTATTTCACCCGTGGTGTATTTAGTGACCCACACAATTTGACGTTGCAACGGGCAATCCGCCGGCTGGAACCGCACCGACGCCACCGCTTCGTTGCCGTGATCGATGCCGACTTTGCCAAGGCTAATCCCGCTATCGTTCAGGCTTTACAGGCATATGCGTTACGTCATGCAGATACGCTTGAATTGGTTGATGCACCGCGTGTGGTGGCTGGCGGGGAGCAACTCAAACACGATCCCGGCGCGGTCTTTGCATTACAACAATGGTTGCACGATCGGCATATCGATCGTCATGCTTGTGTGGTGGCGGTCGGTGGTGGCGCGATGCTAGACGCGGTTGGATACGCGGCGGCCACGACGCATCGCGGCGTGCGGCTGATCCGGTTGCCCACGACAGTTTTAGCTCAGAATGACGCGGGTATCGGCGTTAAAACGGCTATTAACGCTTTTGGGGTAAAAAACTTCTTGGGCACCTTTACCCCACCGTTTGCGGTAATCAATGACTTTGACTTTATCGCGACGCTGCCTGCACGGCATTGCATCGCGGGCATGGCCGAAGCGGTTAAAGTCGCTGCGATCCGTGATCGGGCCTTCTTCGATTGGCTGACGGCTCATGCCAGTGCGCTTGCGAATTTCGAGCCGAACGCGATGCAATGGATGATTCGCCGTTGCGCCGAGCTACACTTGCAGCATATCAGCCAAGGCGGTGACCCATTTGAATCAGGCAGTGCACGCCCGCTTGATTTCGGGCACTGGGCAGCGCACAAATTGGAGACCCTAAGCGCCCATACGCTCATGCATGGTGAAGCCGTCGCGATTGGCCTCGCACTAGATACCCGTTATGCAGTGGCCATAGGTTTGTTGGAAAAGCCTGTATTGGCTGCAATGTACACGTTGCTGAGCCATCTGGGGTTCCGTTTGTGGCACGACGCGCTCGATGCACGCGATCAATCTGGTCGGCGACAGGTGCTGGAAGGGCTCACCGAGTTCCGTGAACATTTGGGCGGCGAGTTGACCGTCACATTAATTAAACAAATCGGGCAAAGCGTGGAAGTTCACACCATTGACGAATGCGAAGTCAATGTGGCCATCAACTGGTTACAAGAGCAAGATAGACATCGCTTGCACATTGCAAAAAAGGAATTTTATCATGAAACGGTATAA
- the eboE gene encoding metabolite traffic protein EboE, which translates to MGHYLPQIKARVSPHAPFGVGLWLSELAARELDDPIALAQFKAFLQTHDLYVFTLNGFPFGHFHQQSIKDAVYLPDWRDPRRLEYSNRLARLLAQLLPADQDIEGSISTVAGGFKPHLADDPQCRSVMAKQLLEHAVMLHRLHQETGRCITLALEPEPCCLLETTTETITFFEEYLLNATATEHIAAACALDDAAALALIRRHLGVCIDTCHAAVEFEDPNDMISRFRQARIRIAKLQLSAGLRVPRPCASHARALQPFAEQVYLHQVIERRTAETNTELQRMIDLPDALSALNTVPSVYENTDIECEWRIHFHVPVWANTVGPFESTQTFLKTMLAMQRDTPISTHLEVETYTWHALPAVYQPHHTERTQSNGSLVEAISHELQWVQEQLK; encoded by the coding sequence TTGGGCCACTATCTGCCTCAAATCAAGGCGCGTGTCTCGCCCCATGCACCGTTTGGTGTTGGATTATGGCTATCCGAGCTGGCGGCTCGCGAACTAGACGATCCTATCGCGCTCGCGCAATTCAAGGCTTTCTTGCAAACGCATGATTTATATGTGTTCACGCTCAACGGATTCCCCTTTGGTCATTTTCATCAGCAATCTATTAAAGATGCGGTTTATCTACCTGATTGGCGCGACCCGCGGCGGCTTGAATACAGCAATCGGCTAGCCCGCCTGCTGGCTCAACTCTTACCCGCCGATCAAGATATCGAAGGCAGTATCAGCACCGTTGCCGGGGGATTCAAACCGCATCTCGCTGACGATCCTCAGTGCCGGTCCGTGATGGCTAAGCAACTGCTTGAGCATGCAGTGATGCTGCATCGGCTACATCAGGAAACAGGGCGATGTATCACGCTGGCGCTAGAGCCAGAGCCGTGTTGCCTGTTGGAAACCACAACCGAAACCATTACGTTTTTTGAGGAATATCTGCTCAACGCCACCGCGACTGAGCACATTGCAGCCGCATGCGCACTAGACGACGCTGCGGCGCTCGCGTTGATCCGACGTCATTTAGGCGTGTGCATTGACACGTGCCACGCCGCTGTCGAGTTCGAAGATCCGAACGATATGATAAGCCGCTTTAGGCAAGCGAGGATCCGCATTGCCAAGTTGCAACTCAGTGCTGGGCTGCGCGTTCCTCGCCCGTGTGCATCGCATGCACGCGCGCTGCAGCCATTCGCCGAACAGGTGTATTTACATCAAGTGATTGAGCGCCGTACAGCTGAAACCAACACTGAGCTACAGCGCATGATTGATTTGCCTGATGCACTTAGTGCCCTCAATACTGTTCCATCGGTTTATGAGAACACCGATATCGAATGCGAATGGCGTATTCATTTTCATGTGCCTGTATGGGCCAACACCGTGGGACCATTCGAGAGCACGCAAACGTTCTTAAAGACCATGTTGGCAATGCAACGTGATACGCCAATTTCGACTCATCTGGAAGTGGAAACTTATACGTGGCATGCGTTACCGGCTGTCTATCAGCCACATCATACCGAACGTACTCAGTCGAATGGCAGCCTTGTCGAAGCGATCTCGCATGAGTTGCAATGGGTCCAGGAGCAGCTGAAATGA
- a CDS encoding UbiA family prenyltransferase, which yields MINWHVALRLGRVSNLPTVWSNVIAGAVLTGQSIHPLTLLCLLLAMSLIYTAGMFLNDVCDRAIDVIERPERPIPAGQISVSTVSVSGLAMLGAGVLLLASQGSGTFASGVILAHLVVLYNLYHKDNPLGPLIMGLCRMLVYIISALAFTNGTLSQPASQGSVILFAYTVGLTYAAKQQFTGSMIRFVPVLGLAAPLVYALMSLPIHRWAWGYLGAFACWTIWHLQRAAFRAKTCDLRSATGELIAGMALIDALLISIHGAPSWTVASVVAFFLTILWQRRIAGN from the coding sequence ATGATCAACTGGCATGTCGCTTTACGTCTGGGGCGCGTTTCCAACCTGCCCACTGTATGGAGCAATGTCATTGCTGGTGCGGTACTTACTGGCCAGTCCATCCACCCTCTCACTTTGCTATGCTTGTTATTAGCGATGTCGCTGATCTACACCGCTGGTATGTTTCTCAATGACGTATGCGATCGAGCGATCGACGTGATTGAGCGGCCAGAACGACCGATTCCTGCGGGTCAAATCAGTGTTTCGACGGTATCGGTCAGTGGCTTGGCGATGCTCGGTGCGGGCGTACTATTGCTCGCCTCACAAGGAAGTGGTACTTTTGCCAGCGGTGTTATTTTAGCGCATTTGGTTGTACTTTATAACTTGTATCATAAAGATAACCCATTGGGTCCGTTGATCATGGGCCTGTGCCGGATGCTGGTTTATATTATCAGTGCATTAGCTTTCACAAACGGCACCTTATCCCAACCCGCATCGCAAGGCTCGGTTATTTTATTCGCTTACACAGTGGGCCTAACCTACGCTGCTAAGCAGCAGTTCACCGGCTCAATGATTCGTTTTGTGCCCGTGCTTGGACTCGCGGCGCCGCTGGTGTATGCGCTAATGAGTTTGCCGATCCATCGATGGGCATGGGGCTATCTAGGGGCGTTTGCGTGTTGGACAATATGGCATCTTCAGCGTGCGGCCTTTCGCGCTAAGACGTGCGATTTGCGCAGCGCCACAGGCGAACTGATCGCTGGCATGGCATTGATTGACGCATTACTGATTTCGATTCACGGCGCGCCAAGCTGGACAGTGGCAAGCGTGGTTGCTTTTTTTCTGACAATTTTATGGCAGCGGCGTATTGCAGGAAACTAA
- a CDS encoding EboA domain-containing protein has translation MTIANTLYAGLLQAAEACSAEDKADRAKNWLARYQQIITRPASCSDDLEHSIEHHFAIAQRRLAGLPSLPAKTLDTLRGAGVIAPQQWSIGDFGRVLILLHTLSLQPSAEYLSVVTRLYRRGDSTEQQAILRSLILLPEPQRWVSIAAEGCRSNVAIVFEAIACDNAYPERFLCELNFNQLVLKALFTGTSIRRIAGLNKRLTPTLKRMVADYASERCAAKRQISDDLNFILRGIEHENV, from the coding sequence ATGACAATCGCGAATACGCTTTATGCGGGTTTACTCCAAGCCGCCGAAGCCTGCTCTGCAGAGGATAAGGCAGATCGGGCAAAAAATTGGCTGGCTCGCTACCAACAGATCATCACAAGGCCTGCCTCATGCAGTGATGATCTCGAGCACAGTATCGAGCATCATTTTGCAATAGCACAGCGCCGACTCGCGGGTCTGCCGTCGTTACCCGCTAAGACGCTTGATACATTGCGCGGAGCCGGCGTCATTGCGCCACAGCAATGGAGTATAGGTGATTTTGGTAGAGTGCTGATCCTCTTACATACCTTGTCGTTGCAGCCCAGTGCTGAATATCTTAGCGTTGTCACGCGTCTCTATCGACGTGGCGATAGTACTGAGCAGCAAGCAATATTGCGCAGTTTAATCTTATTGCCCGAACCGCAGCGATGGGTATCGATTGCCGCGGAGGGTTGCCGTAGCAATGTGGCGATTGTCTTTGAAGCGATCGCTTGTGACAATGCGTATCCCGAACGTTTCCTCTGCGAGTTGAATTTTAATCAACTTGTCTTGAAGGCTCTTTTTACCGGCACGTCAATCCGCCGCATTGCTGGACTCAATAAACGACTCACTCCCACATTAAAACGCATGGTTGCCGATTACGCCAGTGAACGGTGCGCTGCAAAACGTCAGATATCTGACGATCTTAACTTCATTCTGCGAGGTATTGAACATGAAAATGTTTGA
- a CDS encoding TatD family hydrolase: MKMFDPHIHMTSRTTDDYQAMSNAGITVVVEPAFWMGQPRTHVGTFEDYFLSLLGWERFRAGQFGIRHFCTLGLNPKETNNSDIADGVIALLERYLDKDGVVAVGEVGFDDETPAEAHYFARQIELAIEHDLPVLVHTPHRNKKAGTIRTLALIRESGIDQKRVLIDHNTEETLPLVLDSGCWAGHSIYPHTKMDEARMVALVKQYGSERIIMNSAADWGVSDPLKVPKTAAAMRDAGIAEHEIETIVWHNPLAFFAQSARLDIAEAETPLLIDQRHNWEGNSVLRGQTPQVTTTE, from the coding sequence ATGAAAATGTTTGACCCCCATATCCATATGACCTCACGCACCACCGATGATTACCAGGCGATGAGCAACGCGGGCATTACGGTCGTGGTAGAGCCGGCTTTCTGGATGGGACAGCCGCGCACGCATGTCGGCACGTTCGAAGACTATTTCTTATCTTTATTGGGCTGGGAACGTTTCCGGGCCGGCCAGTTTGGCATCCGCCACTTTTGCACGCTGGGCTTGAACCCTAAAGAAACTAATAATTCGGATATTGCTGATGGCGTCATCGCGTTGCTTGAGCGCTATCTTGATAAAGATGGCGTGGTGGCAGTGGGCGAAGTCGGATTCGACGATGAAACACCGGCCGAAGCCCATTATTTTGCCCGTCAAATTGAACTGGCAATCGAACATGACCTGCCTGTGCTGGTGCATACGCCTCATCGAAATAAAAAAGCTGGCACCATTCGCACTCTCGCGCTCATTCGCGAAAGCGGCATTGACCAAAAACGGGTATTGATTGACCACAATACGGAAGAGACACTCCCGCTGGTGCTTGACTCAGGTTGCTGGGCTGGACATTCGATTTACCCACACACCAAGATGGATGAGGCGCGTATGGTCGCGCTGGTTAAGCAGTATGGCAGCGAGCGCATCATCATGAATAGCGCAGCGGACTGGGGCGTCAGCGATCCGTTGAAAGTGCCTAAAACTGCAGCGGCTATGCGTGATGCGGGCATCGCCGAGCATGAAATCGAAACGATCGTTTGGCACAATCCGCTTGCTTTTTTCGCCCAAAGCGCACGGCTTGATATCGCCGAGGCTGAAACGCCGCTGCTGATTGATCAGCGTCATAACTGGGAGGGCAATTCAGTGCTACGCGGACAAACTCCGCAGGTAACCACCACTGAGTAA
- a CDS encoding alkaline phosphatase family protein, which translates to MQRVIVLNVVGLSGQLLKHAPHLSALAKRGAMRPLVTVTPALTCPVQATLLTGRLPQQHGCVANGWYSRELAEPLFWKQNNGLVEGDKLWHEAKARNPDFSCAQLFWWFNMYADVDWSVTPRPIYKADGRKIPDFYTQPAALHSELLWQLGEFPLFQFWGPAAGLASSRWITDCALHLCGTRQPTLTLVYLPHLDYCLQKLGPSHPAIAREVAAVDALCGELIEHADSYGMHVIVLSEYGITPVSSDIPINRALRQAGWLAVRDEQGEEKLDCGASEAFALADHQVAHVYIQHNALIDEVKALLQRLDGVDTVLDRAGQHSIGLDHLRAGELVAISQADRWFSYYYWLDDARAPDFARTVDIHRKPGYDPVELFIDPERVFPRLQIGWKLFKRQLGMRSLLDVIPLNPLLVKGSHGRPTDDIEQGPVLISSHADKLPAAPVKAESVRDILLNHIFENK; encoded by the coding sequence ATGCAACGCGTGATCGTCCTGAATGTAGTGGGGTTAAGCGGCCAGCTACTGAAGCATGCGCCTCACTTATCCGCTTTGGCCAAGCGCGGCGCAATGCGTCCTTTAGTCACCGTGACACCAGCTTTGACTTGCCCGGTTCAAGCTACGCTATTGACGGGCCGCTTGCCGCAACAGCATGGCTGCGTCGCCAACGGCTGGTATTCGCGTGAATTGGCAGAACCGCTGTTTTGGAAGCAAAACAATGGATTAGTCGAAGGGGACAAACTCTGGCACGAAGCCAAAGCGCGCAATCCAGACTTCAGTTGTGCGCAGCTATTTTGGTGGTTCAATATGTATGCGGATGTGGACTGGAGCGTCACGCCGCGGCCGATTTATAAGGCGGATGGCCGCAAGATCCCTGACTTCTATACGCAACCGGCCGCATTGCATTCGGAATTGCTATGGCAATTGGGCGAATTCCCGCTATTCCAATTTTGGGGGCCGGCGGCTGGCCTTGCGTCAAGCCGGTGGATCACGGACTGCGCGCTGCACTTGTGTGGCACCCGACAGCCCACATTGACGCTGGTGTACCTTCCCCATTTAGACTACTGCTTGCAAAAGCTTGGGCCAAGTCATCCGGCTATTGCTCGAGAAGTCGCTGCGGTGGATGCACTATGCGGTGAGCTCATCGAGCACGCGGACAGCTACGGCATGCACGTCATCGTTTTGTCGGAATACGGAATCACGCCGGTATCGAGCGATATTCCAATCAATCGCGCGTTGCGTCAAGCCGGCTGGCTCGCAGTACGTGATGAACAGGGGGAAGAGAAGCTCGATTGTGGGGCATCCGAGGCGTTTGCGCTGGCTGATCATCAAGTCGCCCATGTCTATATCCAGCATAACGCGCTAATCGATGAAGTCAAGGCGCTGTTGCAGCGCTTGGACGGCGTCGACACCGTATTGGACAGGGCAGGCCAGCATAGTATAGGACTGGATCATCTACGTGCCGGTGAACTGGTGGCCATCAGCCAGGCTGATCGTTGGTTCAGCTACTATTATTGGCTCGATGACGCGCGTGCGCCTGATTTTGCACGCACAGTGGACATTCATCGCAAACCGGGCTATGACCCAGTAGAGTTATTCATCGACCCCGAGCGGGTCTTTCCCCGCCTACAAATTGGTTGGAAACTTTTTAAACGGCAACTGGGCATGCGTAGCCTGCTTGATGTAATTCCATTGAACCCGCTACTGGTAAAAGGCTCCCACGGACGCCCAACCGACGATATTGAACAAGGCCCGGTCTTGATCAGTTCACATGCCGATAAGCTACCCGCCGCGCCAGTGAAGGCTGAATCAGTACGCGATATTCTTTTGAATCACATCTTTGAGAATAAGTAA
- a CDS encoding TMEM165/GDT1 family protein — MIETLLVSISSVALAEIGDKTQLLCFALAARYRQPWPILFGMLAATLVNHTGASALGQWLLSVLAPSAMRWALALSFIAMGVWVLVPGKLRTEQVQPTHTKLGIFGTTLLTFFFAEMGDKTQIATVVLAARYHDLPSVIIGTTLGMMFANMPVIFLGKCFAHRLPTTAVRTTAAIMFIVLGGIVACDIGTRGG, encoded by the coding sequence ATGATCGAAACTTTGCTTGTTTCTATTAGCAGCGTTGCACTTGCCGAAATCGGTGATAAAACGCAACTGCTGTGTTTCGCGCTCGCCGCACGCTATCGCCAACCTTGGCCGATCTTGTTTGGCATGCTGGCCGCCACCCTGGTGAACCATACTGGAGCGAGCGCACTTGGCCAATGGCTGCTATCAGTGCTCGCTCCATCGGCAATGCGCTGGGCACTCGCGCTGTCGTTCATCGCGATGGGCGTATGGGTACTGGTTCCTGGCAAGCTGCGTACGGAACAGGTGCAGCCTACGCATACGAAGCTTGGAATCTTCGGCACTACATTGCTGACATTTTTTTTTGCGGAAATGGGCGATAAGACCCAAATCGCAACCGTCGTATTGGCCGCCCGGTACCACGATCTCCCTAGCGTCATTATCGGCACCACGCTAGGCATGATGTTCGCGAACATGCCAGTTATTTTTCTCGGTAAATGTTTTGCACATCGGCTACCGACGACCGCTGTACGTACGACCGCCGCAATCATGTTCATTGTGTTAGGGGGAATTGTGGCCTGTGACATCGGTACCAGGGGTGGATGA